gtaaagatcgttaatgaAACATTTGCTAAATTGCTAACTTCAGTAAATAGCTGTGGGCTGAGTAACCTGTTAGTGTTTATTGTCAGTGTGGGCATACGAAAAAAAGTTTAATTGAGATCTAATATTAACCTTGTGTTTACCATACCCTATATCTGCTATATccgataattatactggcttACTCAGATTCAAAATTTGTCTTCTATTCAACATTATAGTACATACAGCTCTCAGCTCTGATGGTCACATTGTAGGGAGTGTTGTAGGAGATAGTGATCTGTGCCGAGATGGTCTCCACAGTGACTGGTGACTTAGAGAGAGGTGTTAGGGAGAtgaggacataattatgaacataattatagttggctGTTTAACAGACCTTCAGGAAGGAGGTCCTAGTCCAGAGTAACAATAAAATTATCAGTGACTGGATGTTGAAGTTGTTCACCCTCTCCCCATTTTCTCAGCTCCTCTGATTGATGATGTATCAGAATTGGGGTTGTGCGTTGTATCTATGATGACCCAACCCACAGAAACTAGCAGGTGTACTCACTGGCCCCCAAAATATATAGGGGAGGATGTATAGactcacactatcacaagcGGGTAagggtgtgttgtgtgtgtggatgctATGTgagtatgggataaaggtacatgtatgtgttgtgtAGATTATATGCGTactgatcatgcatgcatgtacaaagatTTGTGTAATATGGCTAGGCTTGGAAGCACACCACTTTAGTACGTTATAACAATGGCAAATTTTACAGTTAAAataacctcctctgatgtatTATATAGGGAATGCAATTGAGACAATCTCCAGGCAAGATGAAACACGTAGCGAGTCTACATGGCCTATAAAACAAATGAAATGGCAGAATAATCACAATTAACCTGTTGAATGCTATTGAATATTATAGTGAATGAGTTTTACAGTCctaatggtccatacgcctggtttgtgttgagtttaATCTcttctttgggtgacacctcttcataaacaggaacagctggtgcagtgggtcctacgttagcttgtccttcagTTGCCGGGGAGTGtactgccttcttacgagagAAAACAtgcatcactaggagtccagtgaggaatccaatgactagagtgacaatgaaagtgatgaccacACTGATAGTGACAGTTGCAGAAGTGGAGAACAAAGGAGCGACAGTAGAAACTATGAGATGGAATACCGGTAGTAGATAAGCAAACAATTACAAAGCTCATCCATCACCTTCAGTCATaagtacacacatgattgcctcaggctcagtgctccagactccagcattagtgcaagtgatggtgttgggtTCAGTCAGTGAgaatccattgtcacactggtatGTCAGCACTGTTCTCTCCAACACTGTCTCGTTCAACCTCTCATAGTCCACTATAGCACCATTGCAAGGCTCAGTAGGAAGAGAGCAGTTGACTATAGGGACAGTCAGAAAATTACTTTATGAGTATATGTTTGTATCTCAATCAGCTGAACACGAGCATCCAATAACCTACCATTGAATACTAAGAAAGTGTGGAACGAAAGCGGTGTACGTAAGCTAATACAATTCACAGAAATTATAGAATGAAGTAAATCAAAAACCCTCTGAACAAGGTCAAGCCAACTTAATTACACGCTTCACAAATGCAAGCGAGTCACTTTTTGCTAAAAAAACACCCACAACCACCCACTCCATAAAATTACCACAAAACTCAGTGTGGTTTAGGAAGCCTAACAATTTAATAGTCTAAAAACTCCTACTCTTAAGATTTTTTTTATTGGCCTGCCTAGAAGTTGGCTTGGCCCAACTACATTTCACCTGGCCTCTCTCTGCACACCAAGCTCCCaggattctccacccactctcccctatcccccacatcagtgcatgtactggtCCTCACATCAGGAGGGAACAGTCCCTCATCACAGCGATAGATGACCTGTGAACCcagtgagaagggtggtgtcCCACCATTGATGTCCACACTGCCTCTAGATGGTATAGCAGGAGAACCACAGCTGACTTGGGGATCTAATGCATGAGATCAACATTCCTTTTAGAGAGTTAGTTGCCCATGTATATGATACCTGTAACTGGACTGCTGCAGTTGAAGGTCCCAGGGTCAGGAGACCACCCATTACTGCCACAGGTTGAGGTTCTCACTTCACTGTCTCCACTACAAGTGAGGGTGAGCATAGATCCACCAATAGTGACAGGAGGTGTGTTGGTGATGGTCACACCAACAGCAGTAGACGGTGTGGAGCATACCACTGCATTGATTTAATAGTATGGTAACTAAGGAACAAGTGCGTATGTTTTATGACCTTACAGTTGCAGTCAAATAAAACTTAGAATCAATTACGTCATTCCCCATGAAATGGCTTACTCAGATCAATAATTGAAGTTTCTTGACTCATTCCAacacagttgacagctctgaTGGTCACATTGTAGGGTGTGTTGTAGGAGACAGTTATCTGTGCTGAGGTGGTCTCCACGGTGACTGGTGATCcggagagaggtgttggggagatggTGAGGACATGGCTGACAGATACACCACCGGTAGAGGAGGGATGGTCCCAGTCCAGAGAGATATCTGATGAGTTAGGCTGGTTTTGAGTGGAGGACACTCTTGTGTCGAGAGTAGGGGACGGTGGATCTGTGGGTATAATGATTAATAATAGAACTCCATCAGTCACTCACCAGCCACATTGATGGTGAGAGGACCCTCTCTAGAGTTctctcccacacactccaccataATACCCTCCACAGTTGAGGCCTCAGACAGTGAGGTGAGAGTGGCAGTGAGCATTCCTCCACTGGAGTCAGTGAGAACACCACGGAATGCTGGATTACCTCGTGTGCTATCAGTGTTGCTGATACTTAAAGATATGCTAAACCTTTGGCCTTGTGGTGGAGTGACGTCCCATCGTATGAAGATACCAGGCAGAGTGCAGGTGAAGGTGACAGTGTCATCAGGACAGGCCACAGGGGGGGTGGATGTCAGTGTAGCTGAGAAAAATTGTGTGCTCCATTgaacacatgtatatatagatgaTGATCTATGTATATAACTTACCTGCAGCAAGACTAAACAGCTGGATGCTGATAATAATAACTGCTTGTACTTGCATTGCAAGAGCTATAGCTACAGCTTTATTGATAGCTATAGCTTTATTGATCTATGATGAAATACACCTCTTTCTATTGATCATGAGGAAGTCAGAAAAACCACATCAGAATGTGACAATAGGTTTTACAGCCAAAAATATACACGTTATAATTTGAAGTCAACCATGCACAACTATTAGTTGTTGATATTAAGTTTTACAGTCctaatggtccatacgcctggttagtgttcagttcaatctcctctttgggtgacacctcttcataaacaggaacagctggtgcagtgggtcctaagttagcttgtccttcagTTGCTGGGAAGTACACCGCCTTCTTACGAGAGAAAACATGCATCACTAGGAGCccagtgaggaatccaatgactagagtgacaatgaaagtgatgaccacACTGATAGCGACAGTTGCAGAAGTGGAGAACAAGGTAGAAACTGTGAGATGAGATATAGTATGACTGTATTTTGGGATAGCAAACAATGACTGGCCTTCAGTACTAACTACACAcatgattgcctcaggctcagtgctccagactccagcattagtgcaagtgatggtgttgggtcATGCATTCATACCTCCTACCTGAGAGACATGCAACCATCACTGCTATAACAGAAGATGCTCATCAACAAGTTCATAATATTCAACAGGGCAAATAATTTGCAAAAGCAAAATttaatatacataattataatagatctAGATTGATACCTCTCCATGCAGATGGGACCTAGATCTACCATGTACCAGGACAGTCAGTCAGTGGGTTTATTATAATAAGTATATTATTGGCACTAAAAGAAGCAATATGTTTAGTACCCATAGAGTGAAGAGTATGATGCAGTTGTCCCAGACTTCCAATATGGAGTTGACTTGTCCTGATCctgcagctatatagctctgacCATTTTAaagtaaagatcgttaatgaAATAATTAGATGCTAAATTGCTTACTTTATGGGCTGAGGAGATAGCTGTGGGTTGAGTAACCTGATGGTGTTTGTTTAGCCAGCTGCTGTGATCATAAAGGATATTTCTTTTGAAAGCAAACTGTTGAAAATAGATGAATACAAACAAATAGTtcagtagctatagctactctGCATACCCGTTTTGATTCTTATAAACCTGATTGACTGCAACTCAGTGTGCATGGCCTCTAGGACAAGATAGTCATTACACACAATCTAAGACAGATCATTGCTTCACTTGTCATAATGAAAAAAGGAAAGATATCGTAAAACATAAACTCTTTTCTTGGTGAAACTATGCGGAGGTCTACAACAATCAGTatcaccatacacacacagaccgcACACAAATACCTCCAACTATAGGTCCAAAGGCAGCAACACTGCCACCTAGAGCTGAATAGATGATCTCATGTAGCAGTGAATCAAAAGTCCCAGTGATAAGGGACCACCCGCTACTGCCGAGGTTTTTCATTCCTGTCTCCATGGCAAGTGACTGATGGTGAGCATGGATCCACAAATTGTGATAGGAGGTGTATTGGTGATGTGGTTAAAACTTGACTCATAAAgcatatctacatgtagatgacTACGTTGAAACAtgcaggtttcactgtatatacagtcacTTATTATCCTAACTTcaatccataataattatgctgtttcAGTACCAATGCTGTGATGCACTTCCTTTAGGACAAGTTTGACTTctcttataataattgttgctTATTTTGTTGATATACAAACATATGATGGTTTTAATGAACAGAAGTATTTGTGCTATTAATACGTAAACGTAAATCTACCTTATAAGGTAtagttatatagctataatataactattatacatgtattctgACAAATGAATGTACATTGGGTGGAAAACAAAATGCATGGTTCACAgtcctactggtccatacgcctggttagtgttaAGTTCCATCTCTTCTttaggtgacacctcctcacaaacaggaccaactggctgtgcagtgggtcctacgttagcttgtccttTAGCTGCTAGAGAGTATATTGCCTTCTTACGAGAGCAAAGGTGCATCACTACgagtccagtgaggaatccaaGAATGGCAGCCACAAAGAAAGTAATAATTACGCTGATAGCAGCAACTACACCAATGGATAGGGAGGTGGCAGTAGGACCTGTGAAATCGATGTATTATGGGATTACGAACCATAACTCGCATTCAAGTACACACATTATTGATGGCCTTCATCTTCAGTTGGTGACACACAcatgattgcctcaggctcagtgctccagactccagcattGGTGCAAGTGACGttgttgggtccagtcagtgagaatccattgtcacactggtaagtctGCACTGTTTCCTCCAACACTGTCTCTTTCAACAACTCATAGTCCACTATAGCACCATTGCAGGGCTCAGCAGGTACAGTGCAGTTAACTATAATAGGGACGGTCAGATAATATCATACTATGACTATAGCACATGACAGATGTTTGTATCTCATCAGCTCAACATGAGCACCCATGAATACTAAGAAATGTGGAACAAAGGCGGTACAATTGTAGACAGATCATGCAGACAGAAATTATTTTTTTCGAAGGAAAATTCTGCTTCTGAACAGCTACATTTCACCTGGTCTCTCCCTGCACATCAAGCTCCCaggattctccacccact
This is a stretch of genomic DNA from Halichondria panicea chromosome 1, odHalPani1.1, whole genome shotgun sequence. It encodes these proteins:
- the LOC135342922 gene encoding uncharacterized protein LOC135342922 yields the protein MQVQAVIIISIQLFSLAAATLTSTPPVACPDDTVTFTCTLPGIFIRWDVTPPQGQRFSISLSISNTDSTRGNPAFRGVLTDSSGGMLTATLTSLSEASTVEGIMVECVGENSREGPLTINVADPPSPTLDTRVSSTQNQPNSSDISLDWDHPSSTGGVSVSHVLTISPTPLSGSPVTVETTSAQITVSYNTPYNVTIRAVNCVGMSQETSIIDLSKPFHGE